In the genome of Corallococcus soli, the window TGGACGGGGAGGGTGGGCAGGGGCGAAGGCAGGCCCTGGCAGAAGGCGGCGTAGAGGGAGGCGACCTCCTGGACGAGCACGCCCATGGACCAGCCGTCGGAGACGATGTGGTGCATGCAGAGCACCAGGACGTGCTCGTCGCCGGAGAGCCGCAGCAGGGTGGTGCGCAGCAGGGGCCCCTGCGTCAGGACGAAGGGGCGCAGGGCCTCTTCGTAGGCAAGGCGCAGCACCTGGGCCTCTCGCTCATCGGAAGGCAGCGAGGCGAGGTCCACCCGCGCGAGCGTGACGGAGGCGTCGGGGTGGATGAGCTGGGTGGCCTGTCCGTGCTCGG includes:
- a CDS encoding condensation domain-containing protein, whose protein sequence is AAVRLRGVLDLSALERTFAELVRRHESLRTTLHSEHGQATQLIHPDASVTLARVDLASLPSDEREAQVLRLAYEEALRPFVLTQGPLLRTTLLRLSGDEHVLVLCMHHIVSDGWSMGVLVQEVASLYAAFCQGLPSPLPTLPVQYADYALWQRQWLQGEELERQLSWWKQQLTGAPAHLELPTDKPRPAVRQHHGASVPVRVSAATWDALKALAQR